The nucleotide sequence agtacTTAGGTTGTGTgccgtagtaacgctctgcagggagcacttaggttgtatgcagtagtgacgttctgcagggagcacttaggttgtatgcagtagtgatgttctgcagggagcacttaggttgtatgcagtagtgacgctctgcagggagcacttaggttgtatgcagtagtgacgctctgcagggagcacttaggttgtatgcagtagtgatgcTCTCCAGGgatcacttaggttgtatgcagtagtaacgctctgcagggagcacttaggttgtatgcagtagtaacgctctgcagggcgcAGCAGTAAAACAGTTTTTTTCTGGGATCACAATCctgttgtgaaaggatctcataaatttgattacaaaaacgtgttttaaattccttttatatttcacttgcttatatcaattattgctctacccatatacccatacataggtagtgctggtatataaattattttatatctttcatttttttgtctttttgtctttccatgctgacaatcaattgccttatgtcatgcctattgaaaaatctatattaaataaaaataataaaagttatgttttaatttactaatgaaatataaagaaaaagagtgcgccacacattaaggcttctttagatataagcccactagctgtttcttctaaaccccctaaccagtcattgcaatttgcttaatggcgcacctccaaccagattagctaatctttggtattaacacttttggattattccctctatcggttggttcatacatagaaggatcataaaacagttatcatttgggcctgtgcatagtccctcagacttaacgtcttccctggaaatacttgtggatggagcccttcattcgctttgccaggattcaagggtggtcaatctgttgaaatcagagcactacattttggccaccgtgctcgatcctaggtttaaagcctacgttgtatctctctttccggacacaagtctgcagaggtggaaagacctgctggtgagaaaattgtcagctcaagcggaacgtgacccgccaacagctcgtccttcattttctccagcaactggggctgcgaggaaaaggataacatttccgagcccacccgctggacacaaaagtaacaatacaagtgacacattaacaggaaattgtttctgtcaccatagcgacaattatctggaaataagataatacacagacacataaaaagactcaacggaaatcttttgttttaaacaactttatttcatatctttaatacacagatttctctctatattttaaacttcaataatactttactctgcacaacatggataaaatatcctttaaatcacagaaacaattcaagttacattatggtattgcaggtaagtaaaacagatcaggagagccaaaaccctatgggggtcattcagacccagccgcaatagcagcccgcagcagtttgctggtggtggcaatatgcacatgtgcagcggccgcacagacacacacattgcggccgcatccctgaggggtgaacgcgggtgggccgggaccattttccaggggctgcgtgatatcacacctgcgttcatctctgattaaccccctataagcttccagagtgcatctcatatctcatcttttccaagttactacaaatgatatgagatcggtagcagcactactttcaggattattatacagaacacacataaaggctgacacagcaaataacagtaacacatacaagggattaattagaaataaggaagcataatcatcattaagtctaattatcaactggttctgtgcagaacccatacacctctttactgcctccagcatcccctggtactgcactgtgaccatccaccctgtctccccccactgctgTCACCAGCCCTGTCTCCTccaactactgccacccgccctgtctccccccactactgccacccgccacaTCTCCCCCAACTAGCCCCTcctactactgccacccaccccgcctcccccactactgccaccaccctgtctcctcccactactgccatcACCATTTCTACTTCCActgctgccactgccctgtctcctccccactactgtcacccaccccacctcccccctctattgccactcagggacgtgcagtgatctaaatggctcaggaggtactggctagagccagatttacacacaacatatgagccaaagtgtacatgtgggcattatacacaggtgcagcagtatatacatctggacattatacacaggtgcagcagtataaactcctggaaatttggtgagttttgatcagagatgtgcggaaaagatacacaggtggggcactgcctcccctgccatagactttttactccggagttttggttataaacatgattagaataatgcaaagaagatatttacaacatagtctttgtatttttcgtatacagtaaaaactcttgcacaaacattagtataacaggaaaggctctgcctcacctcactgcactgcTGCcactaccctgtctccccccactactgccactgctctgtccacccccttcccccacaacTGCACTTGCCCTGtctccctctgacacctcagcgctgcttggggacaatgttacccacagacagtgcctcaGGCAGCTCctgctacagcactagtgccaccaccctgtctgcCCCTCTGACatttcagcactgcttggggattcttggtactgctggtaacagtccttcatctccagatggaagtaagaaagcagggcagtaaggaggcagaagctgcttctggtaccatggaccctggtcatgtagggctgggagagtcagtaagattatgtaatagagtcaccatcttacaggcagccggtgaagggagcagagaatgggtgttatgtggcaggaacgggctggttaggtaacagcctggctgctgcattctgtacaagctacaagcggtgcaattcttttgctgggagacccaggtagaggacattgcagtagtctatgcgtgatgatacaagtacatgtatgactgtaggtagatcttcagaGGGAAATAAgtactggagtctggctatgttcctcagatgaggatctgattgtggctgatatctgatgtctaagtgtcactccaccatccaggacaccaagattccgcacatgatcagcattttgtaactctgaacccccaagcgtaagtttGGTTGGTttacaaagctgagctgtagccctgcccattgttggtgagcttctatcataaggacatgtttcaccaggactgagtcacagccaactggcatcacccacacctggagctcagctagacaaccatttaggattggtactgggttctcagtacccagagcaaaagacaggtcatctgcatagcagtggtagatgagggcatgacatctgattatttcacccagtggtaacatgtatattgcaaaaagcaaaagagataggataagaaccttgaagaacaatgcatggcaatgatgagtatactccagaagattaaaatggttcctcacctgagtgatgtctaatttgtgcaacaagagctgatttatttctcagagtatataaATGGCCTCTCaactgtgtgagttcgctgatgtctaagaagatgtgatttccgtgtaaaacatttcccagaacatggaaatgtcttctcacctgtgtgacttgttatgtctaacaagaactgatttgtgtgcaaaacatttcccacacttagtgcaagaaaatggcttctcacctgtgtgacttctgtgatgtataacaagatctgatttgtgtgcaaaacatttcccacacttagtgcaagaaaatggcttctcacctgtgtgacttctgtgatgtataacaagatctgatttgtgtgcaaaacgtttcccacactcagaacatggaaatggcttctcatctgcatgacttctgtgatgtataacaagatctgatttccgtgcaaaacatttcccaaacTCAGAacttggaaatgccttctcacctgtgtgacttttctgatgtgtaacaagatgtgatttttgtgtaaaacatttgccgcactcagagcaagaacatggcttctcatctgtgtgacttctgtgatgtataacaagatgtgatttagttaaataagatttcccacactcagagcaagaaaacggttTCTCACctttgtgactttgctgatgtgtaacaagatgtgatttccgtgtaaaacatttcccacactcagagcaagaaaatggtttcttacctgtgtgacttctgtgatgtctaacaagatgtaatttttgtgcgaaacatttcccacactcagaacatggaaatggcttctcacctgtgtgacttttctgatgtgtaacaagatgtgatttttgtgtaaaacatttcccgcactcagagcaagaaaatggcttctcacctgtgtggcttctgtgatgtctaacaagttgtgatttacttgcacaacatttcccgcattcagagcaagaaaacagcttctcacctgtgtgacttctgtgatgtataacaagatctgatttgtgtgcaaaacatttcccacactcagaacatggaaatggcttctcacctgtgtgacttctgttatgtttaacaagagctgatttgtatgcaaaacatttcccacactcagaacatgaatatggcttctcacctgtgtgacttctgttatgtttaacaagaactgatttctgtgcaaaacatttcccacactcagaacatggaaatggcttctcacctgtgtgacttctctgatgtgcaacaagttgtgaattctgtgtaaaacatttcccacactcagaacatggaaatggcttctcacctgtgtgacttctctgatgtctaacaagacgtgatttccgtgcaaaacatttcccacactcaaaacatggaaatggcttctcacctgtgtgacttctctgatgtataacaagatctgatttgtatgtaaaacatttctcacactccggACATACTGGCCTTTTACCTgcattacctgtgtgtgggttaatacactttgtgttctgtgtaaaacatttggtatcTATAGAACATGGAAATACTGTATCTGTCAGATctataacagatgcaccaatatcagagtgattagGAGAACATTTcctaggatcagagggatcagctgatagagctggatgtgtaATTggagtaatggggttatctcctggagagtcctgtctactgtcattatctcttatttcacaatccggggataacattagatgtttttctgagatattcctgcttgtgtgtccatctcctggaaataaaatacattatgaaaATGTGACAttatctgtaacaatattaatcttgtaaacaataggagaagactactctctgggacacttaattgtaaatgtgtgtgtataataaaacataacttttactgaaggctgtataatattgtgtctcagactatcattgtgtccaccctcctgagaacactcacaataacaaatgtaatattataataggacttagatatatctctctcttgtactggtaactaaccatgaagtataaatggagatgtagtcactcgccaagtcctatgtcagcaccaatgtaaaaaaatggatggggaacatattgtatgaattggagattctagatgaacaataacctcAGGCGTATGAGCTGatagatcagagaaatgtctcctaacgttactcctggaagcattggtaaggtagcattcctttatgtgagtgctcatacgctggtaagcctgtacatgtgttattcACCTTTATATAaggtattgctacagcagagtaggtgtggaacaaggtactttacatgcaatatacCATATGATATCTTGTAATCATCATCTGCTGGGTTATAATCcacttcctcttacgtcctagaggatactggggtccatttagtaccatggggtatagatgggttctttgggagccactggcactttaagagtttaatagtgtgggctggcccctccctctatgcccctcctaccagactcagtttagaaaatgtgcacggaggatccggtcacagctaggggagctcctaggagttttcttagttttttttaattttctggAGTTAGATagattacaggaaggctgctggcaacagtctccctgcttcgtgggacttggggggggggggggttgataatAAGAACCAACTTatgagagttaatggttctctactccgctgacaggacactgagcagtGTGagagtgctgatcgcaagcccactgctcactcccacaacacggccaccaccccctaacaaagacagaagaaagaaaagtggtgagtacagcgtcgGCATCACCAAGGCCATGGCGGACATGATGCTCCTACGCAaagagggagtgaacataattccataactGAATGgtctgctgatagaggcatcttccaaggagaagctgttgcagagtattgcgctctcaactcaactactctggtatcatgggtggatcctgaaccttccaatgtCCCATTTGGaatcgacaaggagactgcccttcctggggatgatatatGTACAAAAAAGAAAACAAGATTGCCTAATATTGGTGCACACTACtgtcaataaaatataacttttaattcttaTTATTAAAAAACCTTTGCGAAATATTAAATAAACTATAGAAATGAAAAATAGAGAAAGTGTTTAAAACAAATGACTTCCTGCACACGGGTGTCCGCTATGTTGTAAATTCTATGTGTCTCTACGATACCCGACTATCTGTATATAGAGGTTATAGTTATCAGTAAATGTTCTACACTTCTCAGTAAATGTTCGTATCTTATTCCTTATTGTCCCATATACATATTTCGCAAAGGTTTTTTAATAAtaagaattaaaagttatattttattgacaGTAGTGTGCACCAATATTAGGCAATCTTGTTTTCTTTTTTGTACATATATCATCTCATCTTGCCTATGGTAGCACCCCCCAATAAAGAACAGTTATTTAACTAAAATAGATGGTACTCGAGGGGGTCGATTCTAAAAAATAAGCGATTGGCGCGACCTCCTCTTCCTTTTGTTTGAATgcacttcctggggatgatactcgacacagaagtgcagagggtgtttctaccggtggagaaagcgttggtgatccaatcagtggtccgggatgtcttgaaacctcccccGGTATctgttcagggccgtcttttcgtatgggctcaataggctcttgcccaagggccccaggagtaaaagggccctagactgatagctgagggtcccctctttccaaggttaccagatttttgaaaatcggcactggggaaccggaga is from Pseudophryne corroboree isolate aPseCor3 chromosome 3 unlocalized genomic scaffold, aPseCor3.hap2 SUPER_3_unloc_12, whole genome shotgun sequence and encodes:
- the LOC134983316 gene encoding oocyte zinc finger protein XlCOF6-like — encoded protein: MYVTDIMAEDIEGEEETYVTYIKAEDTEGEEETYVTDIKAEEMYVTDIMAEDIEGEEETYVTYIKAEDTEGEEETYMTDIKAEDMEGEEETYVTDIKAEDIVGEEETYVTDIKAEDIEGEEEKYVTDIKAEDIEGEEETYVTDIKAEDTKGEEETYVTDIKAEDIEGEEETYVTDIKAEDIEGEEETYVSGDQQCKEEEIPTDISTGDGHTSRNISEKHLMLSPDCEIRDNDSRQDSPGDNPITPITHPALSADPSDPRKCSPNHSDIGASVIDLTDTVFPCSIDTKCFTQNTKCINPHTGNAGKRPVCPECEKCFTYKSDLVIHQRSHTGEKPFPCFECGKCFARKSRLVRHQRSHTGEKPFPCSECGKCFTQNSQLVAHQRSHTGEKPFPCSECGKCFAQKSVLVKHNRSHTGEKPYSCSECGKCFAYKSALVKHNRSHTGEKPFPCSECGKCFAHKSDLVIHHRSHTGEKLFSCSECGKCCASKSQLVRHHRSHTGEKPFSCSECGKCFTQKSHLVTHQKSHTGEKPFPCSECGKCFAQKLHLVRHHRSHTGKKPFSCSECGKCFTRKSHLVTHQQSHKGEKPFSCSECGKSYLTKSHLVIHHRSHTDEKPCSCSECGKCFTQKSHLVTHQKSHTGEKAFPSSEFGKCFARKSDLVIHHRSHADEKPFPCSECGKRFAHKSDLVIHHRSHTGEKPFSCTKCGKCFAHKSDLVIHHRSHTGEKPFSCTKCGKCFAHKSVLVRHNKSHR